In Vespula vulgaris chromosome 7, iyVesVulg1.1, whole genome shotgun sequence, a single window of DNA contains:
- the LOC127065088 gene encoding uncharacterized protein LOC127065088 isoform X3, with the protein MTENESESFEEEPTTLSTLNEGELRALLDEAITYKCPKDREGKSNLFKELLQEAEADETEEGRRVVTNSRCLPGSTRRRHKRDSVSERLTHGGSLQNLAQPIASEFDSSFAYLTSGSSHTYGSGKKKNKKYTGPSVSAREREGGSLPSNVNASHSLASLANLDLIFDNKKGFSEERTAYDWTNKEKSKSLDKSSSVSSKKEEKEKDKKDSKRDSVSGFYESESELREKKSSKGKYGTNEMLESDNPPPEYKSDYTVIDLSYVEVGAISERNVGSTISGVQQRPHPLDTEDEGIEMKIIEPRRQFIARATVDIAQTPVDTTIKFPICEHNGKQDKSKISVSAEVTGALPFQTYNSAKCVIGGSGNNTNNSQGKGISSLCSMMPASWQIQNNAIELPRCTTQYAIMKDATSSGEKKSLDENGNAVQSYNAERKKRGKKHTQEPNVIVYNAESVVGHRNEDDIDSLLNFIESKESKGKKNKTGNPVRVKSSSGTKPRTREKDSKREQLSAKLQKSNSLEEISKTKLEDLTTEKSISSSGTSSISSQHSTINVALRRAKQRSTGDAAVDCRGDRRSWGTEEGQSIYCNDTGDDYTSRRNSNKKINPEPETEPDFLIVTKKKKTKKQRRSSSGSRAQNLSTAGSYLQNTRGFSNEYRAPLSPELRRKSASSMPPSDKSDSSDLDSVHSLPVTSNTSKHNLSKTATSSGGTPQASYADIARMATMNMSHNSVLNMPVMVPSMLNTASWPRVPPKTPSEPDKLPQDYYPSLDELQHSDRKPKQHGFAHSNHMHNVGLTFEKPPSPTLSKIKNSSDQKKAEAQEEAINKNMQVFKYVQDIEKMQRSLTQQEPKHMNLINCNPHSNETPNAIQPKLNNTAGCNPFDSENNNPNYANNNKDVTNVKVNNPRSRRSYSQSNQNIQNQQEELHYRKTGYQDENVKKIHNADSSVVYCETKVNVIGSIIDDNEAQKLKGSNNPKPTHETQSADVDSVKTHMKMDKMIKTVKEQSGKSGIVLSYNTKHDNQDDNGNKKTKSLMSTTTENEQPQKSIETQGSTKKNNTSSRPAVILLDETSDFMKGSDLPTELTFGFEINEQLLLSEDSVETPPANPTFPSLVQPLLNKPPPNFDRAPALYDKHVRYDKFPPNFHMQSPNAHVAQQPVHSVMVPSLTYIGYPTRFPPPMFSPPPPPPPPVIIEKYNHQPKEDFSMLYVAPEEDVNIQNYNHDKIVSFVGLAWDAVMRETAETGRIQYYSGQ; encoded by the exons GAAGAACCAACAACTCTCTCTACTTTAAATGAAGGTGAATTGCGTGCCCTACTAGATGAAGCCATAACTTATAAATGTCCTAAAGATCGAGAAGGAAAATCCAACCTATTCaag GAACTTTTACAAGAAGCTGAAGCTGATGAGACCGAAGAAGGTCGTAGGGTAGTGACTAATTCACGCTGTCTCCCTGGATCTACTCGTAGAAGGCATAAACGAGATTCTGTATCAGAACGCCTCACACACGGAGGTTCTTTACAGAATTTGGCACAACCTATTGCATCAGAGTTTGATAGTAGTTTTGCTTATCTAACATCTGGTTCTAGCCACACTTACGGAAGtggcaagaaaaagaataagaaatacaCAGGTCCTAGTGTTTCtgctagagaaagagaaggtggaTCACTACCATCTAATGTTAATGCATCCCACAGCCTTGCCTCTTTGGCTAACCTTGATCTCATATTTGACAACAAG AAGGGCTTTTCTGAAGAAAGAACAGCATATGATTGGACTAACAAGGAGAAGTCAAAATCTTTAGATAAGTCATCGAGTGTTtcatcaaaaaaagaagaaaaagagaaagataaaaaggatagTAAAAGGGATAGTGTCAGTGGATTTTATGAATCTGAAAGTGAATTACGCGAGAAGAAAAGTAGTAAAGGAAAATACGGGACAAATGAAATGCTTGAATCAGATAATCCACCACCAGAGTATAAGTCAGATTACACAGTTATTGATTTAAGTTATGTTGAG gTAGGTGCTATTAGTGAACGGAATGTTGGATCTACAATAAGTGGGGTACAGCAAAGACCTCATCCATTAGATACAGAAGATGAgggaattgaaatgaaaattattgaacCACGTAGACAATTTATAGCACGTGCTACTGTTGATATAGCTCAAACTCCTGTAGATACCACGATAAAATTTCCGATTTGTGAACATAACGGTAAACAggataaatcaaaaatatcaGTTAGTGCAGAGGTGACGGGTGCCCTTCCATTTCAAACTTATAACAGTGCGAAATGTGTTATTGGTGGTTCAGGAAACAATACTAACAATAGTCAAGGAAAAGGAATCTCAAGTTTATGTTCCATGATGCCAGCTTCTTGGCAGATTCAAAATAATGCAATAG AACTTCCAAGATGTACAACACAGTATGCCATAATGAAAGATGCGACTTCATCcggggaaaaaaaatctcttgaTGAAAATGGTAATGCTGTACAAAGTTATAATGCAGAACGAAAGAAACGCGGAAAGAAACACACCCAGGAACCTAATGTTATTGTTTATAATGCCGAAAGCGTTGTAGGACATCGTAATGAGGATGATATTGATAGTTTACTTAACTTCATAGAAAGCAAAGAATCTAaaggcaaaaaaaataaaactggtAATCCTGTTAGAGTGAAATCTAGTTCTGGAACAAAAccaagaacgagagaaaaggattcTAAAAGAGAACAATTATCGGCCAAGTTACAAAAATCCAATTCTTTGGAGGAAATATCAAAAACAAAACTCGAGGACCTCACTACAGAAAAAAGTATTAGTTCTAGTGGCACTAGCAGTATCTCCAGTCAGCATA gtACAATAAATGTGGCACTACGTCGTGCAAAACAAAGAAGTACAGGCGATGCTGCGGTAGATTGTCGTGGTGATAGACGTTCTTGGGGAACGGAAGAGGGTCAGTCTATATATTGCAATGATACTGGAGACGATTATACTagtcgtcgaaattcaaacaAGAAAATTAATCCAGAACCAGAAACAGAGCCAGACTTTCTAATAGTtactaagaagaagaaaactaaaaaacaACGTAGAAGTTCCAGTGGTAGTAGAGCACAAAACTTATCAACAGCTGGatcatatttacaaaatacaaGAGGATTTTCTAACGAATATAGAGCACCACTTTCGCCGGAGCTCAGAAGAAAATCTGCAAGCAGTATGCCGCCAAG TGACAAATCGGATAGTAGCGACTTGGACTCGGTCCATTCGTTACCTGTCACATCGAATACCTCGAAACATAATTTATCAAAGACAGCAACCTCTTCTGGAGGAACACCACAAGCAAGTTATGCGGATATAGCTCGCATGGCCACAATGAATATGTCACATAATTCTGTTTTAAATATGCCAGTAATGGTCCCAAGCATGTTAAATACGGCATCTTGGCCAAGAGTTCCACCTAAAACTCCCTCGGAACCAGACAAATTACCTCAAGATTATTATCCAAGTTTGGATGAATTACAACACTCTGATAGGAAACCGAAACAGCATGGTTTTGCACATTCGAATCATATGCACAATGTTGGTCTTACTTTCGAAAAACCACCATCGCCAACTTTatcaaagattaaaaattcgtCAGATCAAAAGAAGGCAGAAGCTCAGGAAGAggcaattaataaaaatatgcaagTTTTCAAGTATGTCCAGGATATAGAGAAAATGCAGCGAAGTTTAACGCAACAAGAACCAAAACATATGAACTTAATTAATTGCAATCCTCATTCAAATGAGACACCAAATGCAATTCAAcctaaattaaataatacagcAGGTTGTAATCCATTTGACTCAGAAAACAACAATCCTAATTATGCTAATAACAATAAGGATGTTACGaatgtaaaagtaaataatccTCGAAGTAGGAGAAGTTACTCGCAAAGtaatcaaaatattcaaaatcaaCAAGAAGAATTACACTATAGGAAAACTGGATATCAAGATGAGAATGTTAAGAAAATACATAACGCAGATAGTTCTGTTGTATATTGTGAAACCAAAGTTAACGTAATAGGATCGATAATAGATGATAATGAGGCACAAAAACTTAAAGGATCGAATAATCCAAAGCCGACACATGAAACACAGAGTGCCGACGTAGACTCTGTTAAAACACACATGAAAAtggataaaatgataaaaactgTGAAAGAGCAATCTGGAAAATCTGGAATCGTGCTATCTTACAATACGAAGCATGATAATCAAGATgataatggaaataaaaagacaaaatcaTTAATGTCTACTACAACGGAAAATGAACAACCACAAAAATCCATAGAAACACAAGGATCtacaaagaagaataatactTCTTCTAGACCTGCAGTTATCTTGTTAGATGAAACATCAGACTTTATGAAAGGTAGTGATCTACCAACAGAGTTAACTTTTGGATTTGAGATTAATGAACAACTTTTACTCTCCGAAGATTCTGTGGAAACTCCACCTGCCAATCCTACATTTCCTTCCTTGGTTCAACCACTTCTTAATAAACCACCTCCGAATTTCGACAGGGCTCCTGCTCTCTACGATAAACATGTGAGATACGATAAATTTCCTCCAAATTTTCATATGCAATCGCCTAACGCTCACGTGGCCCAGCAGCCTGTACATTCTGTTATGGTTCCATCTTTAACATATATTGGATATCCAACAAGGTTTCCACCACCAATGTTttcaccgccaccaccacctccgccACCTGTCATCATAGAGAAATACAATCATCAACCAAAGGAAGATTTTTCGATGCTATATGTAGCACCTGAAGAAGATGTGAATATACAGAATTATAATCACGATAAAATAGTCTCATTTGTTGGATTAG CGTGGGATGCTGTTATGAGAGAGACAGCAGAAACAGGCAGAATACAATATTACAGTGGACAGTGA
- the LOC127065088 gene encoding uncharacterized protein LOC127065088 isoform X1 has product MSTADTVLSINVKMSPGPDHRQEPVAPDKSNTENSRTEIGNDSVTESTILGTTEALVVQNINLEATGTRIETISEPTNGQGTTPNSGSDNKQEEPTTLSTLNEGELRALLDEAITYKCPKDREGKSNLFKELLQEAEADETEEGRRVVTNSRCLPGSTRRRHKRDSVSERLTHGGSLQNLAQPIASEFDSSFAYLTSGSSHTYGSGKKKNKKYTGPSVSAREREGGSLPSNVNASHSLASLANLDLIFDNKKGFSEERTAYDWTNKEKSKSLDKSSSVSSKKEEKEKDKKDSKRDSVSGFYESESELREKKSSKGKYGTNEMLESDNPPPEYKSDYTVIDLSYVEVGAISERNVGSTISGVQQRPHPLDTEDEGIEMKIIEPRRQFIARATVDIAQTPVDTTIKFPICEHNGKQDKSKISVSAEVTGALPFQTYNSAKCVIGGSGNNTNNSQGKGISSLCSMMPASWQIQNNAIELPRCTTQYAIMKDATSSGEKKSLDENGNAVQSYNAERKKRGKKHTQEPNVIVYNAESVVGHRNEDDIDSLLNFIESKESKGKKNKTGNPVRVKSSSGTKPRTREKDSKREQLSAKLQKSNSLEEISKTKLEDLTTEKSISSSGTSSISSQHSTINVALRRAKQRSTGDAAVDCRGDRRSWGTEEGQSIYCNDTGDDYTSRRNSNKKINPEPETEPDFLIVTKKKKTKKQRRSSSGSRAQNLSTAGSYLQNTRGFSNEYRAPLSPELRRKSASSMPPSDKSDSSDLDSVHSLPVTSNTSKHNLSKTATSSGGTPQASYADIARMATMNMSHNSVLNMPVMVPSMLNTASWPRVPPKTPSEPDKLPQDYYPSLDELQHSDRKPKQHGFAHSNHMHNVGLTFEKPPSPTLSKIKNSSDQKKAEAQEEAINKNMQVFKYVQDIEKMQRSLTQQEPKHMNLINCNPHSNETPNAIQPKLNNTAGCNPFDSENNNPNYANNNKDVTNVKVNNPRSRRSYSQSNQNIQNQQEELHYRKTGYQDENVKKIHNADSSVVYCETKVNVIGSIIDDNEAQKLKGSNNPKPTHETQSADVDSVKTHMKMDKMIKTVKEQSGKSGIVLSYNTKHDNQDDNGNKKTKSLMSTTTENEQPQKSIETQGSTKKNNTSSRPAVILLDETSDFMKGSDLPTELTFGFEINEQLLLSEDSVETPPANPTFPSLVQPLLNKPPPNFDRAPALYDKHVRYDKFPPNFHMQSPNAHVAQQPVHSVMVPSLTYIGYPTRFPPPMFSPPPPPPPPVIIEKYNHQPKEDFSMLYVAPEEDVNIQNYNHDKIVSFVGLAWDAVMRETAETGRIQYYSGQ; this is encoded by the exons ATGAGCACGGCGGACACGGTCCTGTCAATCAACGTCAAGATGTCCCCAGGGCCGGACCATCGTCAGGAACCGGTTGCACCTGACAAAAGCAACACCGAAAACAGTCGAACAGAAATCGGCAACGATTCGGTTACCGAAAGTACTATACTTGGCACGACAGAGGCCTTGGTAGTTCAGAATATTAATCTCGAAGCGACTGGCACGCGTATTGAAACGATCTCTGAGCCTACGAACGGTCAAGGTACAACACCTAACAGCGGCTCTGACAACAAACAG GAAGAACCAACAACTCTCTCTACTTTAAATGAAGGTGAATTGCGTGCCCTACTAGATGAAGCCATAACTTATAAATGTCCTAAAGATCGAGAAGGAAAATCCAACCTATTCaag GAACTTTTACAAGAAGCTGAAGCTGATGAGACCGAAGAAGGTCGTAGGGTAGTGACTAATTCACGCTGTCTCCCTGGATCTACTCGTAGAAGGCATAAACGAGATTCTGTATCAGAACGCCTCACACACGGAGGTTCTTTACAGAATTTGGCACAACCTATTGCATCAGAGTTTGATAGTAGTTTTGCTTATCTAACATCTGGTTCTAGCCACACTTACGGAAGtggcaagaaaaagaataagaaatacaCAGGTCCTAGTGTTTCtgctagagaaagagaaggtggaTCACTACCATCTAATGTTAATGCATCCCACAGCCTTGCCTCTTTGGCTAACCTTGATCTCATATTTGACAACAAG AAGGGCTTTTCTGAAGAAAGAACAGCATATGATTGGACTAACAAGGAGAAGTCAAAATCTTTAGATAAGTCATCGAGTGTTtcatcaaaaaaagaagaaaaagagaaagataaaaaggatagTAAAAGGGATAGTGTCAGTGGATTTTATGAATCTGAAAGTGAATTACGCGAGAAGAAAAGTAGTAAAGGAAAATACGGGACAAATGAAATGCTTGAATCAGATAATCCACCACCAGAGTATAAGTCAGATTACACAGTTATTGATTTAAGTTATGTTGAG gTAGGTGCTATTAGTGAACGGAATGTTGGATCTACAATAAGTGGGGTACAGCAAAGACCTCATCCATTAGATACAGAAGATGAgggaattgaaatgaaaattattgaacCACGTAGACAATTTATAGCACGTGCTACTGTTGATATAGCTCAAACTCCTGTAGATACCACGATAAAATTTCCGATTTGTGAACATAACGGTAAACAggataaatcaaaaatatcaGTTAGTGCAGAGGTGACGGGTGCCCTTCCATTTCAAACTTATAACAGTGCGAAATGTGTTATTGGTGGTTCAGGAAACAATACTAACAATAGTCAAGGAAAAGGAATCTCAAGTTTATGTTCCATGATGCCAGCTTCTTGGCAGATTCAAAATAATGCAATAG AACTTCCAAGATGTACAACACAGTATGCCATAATGAAAGATGCGACTTCATCcggggaaaaaaaatctcttgaTGAAAATGGTAATGCTGTACAAAGTTATAATGCAGAACGAAAGAAACGCGGAAAGAAACACACCCAGGAACCTAATGTTATTGTTTATAATGCCGAAAGCGTTGTAGGACATCGTAATGAGGATGATATTGATAGTTTACTTAACTTCATAGAAAGCAAAGAATCTAaaggcaaaaaaaataaaactggtAATCCTGTTAGAGTGAAATCTAGTTCTGGAACAAAAccaagaacgagagaaaaggattcTAAAAGAGAACAATTATCGGCCAAGTTACAAAAATCCAATTCTTTGGAGGAAATATCAAAAACAAAACTCGAGGACCTCACTACAGAAAAAAGTATTAGTTCTAGTGGCACTAGCAGTATCTCCAGTCAGCATA gtACAATAAATGTGGCACTACGTCGTGCAAAACAAAGAAGTACAGGCGATGCTGCGGTAGATTGTCGTGGTGATAGACGTTCTTGGGGAACGGAAGAGGGTCAGTCTATATATTGCAATGATACTGGAGACGATTATACTagtcgtcgaaattcaaacaAGAAAATTAATCCAGAACCAGAAACAGAGCCAGACTTTCTAATAGTtactaagaagaagaaaactaaaaaacaACGTAGAAGTTCCAGTGGTAGTAGAGCACAAAACTTATCAACAGCTGGatcatatttacaaaatacaaGAGGATTTTCTAACGAATATAGAGCACCACTTTCGCCGGAGCTCAGAAGAAAATCTGCAAGCAGTATGCCGCCAAG TGACAAATCGGATAGTAGCGACTTGGACTCGGTCCATTCGTTACCTGTCACATCGAATACCTCGAAACATAATTTATCAAAGACAGCAACCTCTTCTGGAGGAACACCACAAGCAAGTTATGCGGATATAGCTCGCATGGCCACAATGAATATGTCACATAATTCTGTTTTAAATATGCCAGTAATGGTCCCAAGCATGTTAAATACGGCATCTTGGCCAAGAGTTCCACCTAAAACTCCCTCGGAACCAGACAAATTACCTCAAGATTATTATCCAAGTTTGGATGAATTACAACACTCTGATAGGAAACCGAAACAGCATGGTTTTGCACATTCGAATCATATGCACAATGTTGGTCTTACTTTCGAAAAACCACCATCGCCAACTTTatcaaagattaaaaattcgtCAGATCAAAAGAAGGCAGAAGCTCAGGAAGAggcaattaataaaaatatgcaagTTTTCAAGTATGTCCAGGATATAGAGAAAATGCAGCGAAGTTTAACGCAACAAGAACCAAAACATATGAACTTAATTAATTGCAATCCTCATTCAAATGAGACACCAAATGCAATTCAAcctaaattaaataatacagcAGGTTGTAATCCATTTGACTCAGAAAACAACAATCCTAATTATGCTAATAACAATAAGGATGTTACGaatgtaaaagtaaataatccTCGAAGTAGGAGAAGTTACTCGCAAAGtaatcaaaatattcaaaatcaaCAAGAAGAATTACACTATAGGAAAACTGGATATCAAGATGAGAATGTTAAGAAAATACATAACGCAGATAGTTCTGTTGTATATTGTGAAACCAAAGTTAACGTAATAGGATCGATAATAGATGATAATGAGGCACAAAAACTTAAAGGATCGAATAATCCAAAGCCGACACATGAAACACAGAGTGCCGACGTAGACTCTGTTAAAACACACATGAAAAtggataaaatgataaaaactgTGAAAGAGCAATCTGGAAAATCTGGAATCGTGCTATCTTACAATACGAAGCATGATAATCAAGATgataatggaaataaaaagacaaaatcaTTAATGTCTACTACAACGGAAAATGAACAACCACAAAAATCCATAGAAACACAAGGATCtacaaagaagaataatactTCTTCTAGACCTGCAGTTATCTTGTTAGATGAAACATCAGACTTTATGAAAGGTAGTGATCTACCAACAGAGTTAACTTTTGGATTTGAGATTAATGAACAACTTTTACTCTCCGAAGATTCTGTGGAAACTCCACCTGCCAATCCTACATTTCCTTCCTTGGTTCAACCACTTCTTAATAAACCACCTCCGAATTTCGACAGGGCTCCTGCTCTCTACGATAAACATGTGAGATACGATAAATTTCCTCCAAATTTTCATATGCAATCGCCTAACGCTCACGTGGCCCAGCAGCCTGTACATTCTGTTATGGTTCCATCTTTAACATATATTGGATATCCAACAAGGTTTCCACCACCAATGTTttcaccgccaccaccacctccgccACCTGTCATCATAGAGAAATACAATCATCAACCAAAGGAAGATTTTTCGATGCTATATGTAGCACCTGAAGAAGATGTGAATATACAGAATTATAATCACGATAAAATAGTCTCATTTGTTGGATTAG CGTGGGATGCTGTTATGAGAGAGACAGCAGAAACAGGCAGAATACAATATTACAGTGGACAGTGA